From one Bacillus sp. FJAT-42376 genomic stretch:
- the rpoD gene encoding RNA polymerase sigma factor RpoD — MADKQTHDTELTLEQVKDQLTEIGKKRGSLTYEEIAERMSSFEMESDQMDEYYEFLGEQGVELQGENGEAEDPNIQDLSKEEEFDLNDLSVPPGVKINDPVRMYLKEIGRVDLLSANEEIELAKRIEEGDEEAKRRLAEANLRLVVSIAKRYVGRGMLFLDLIQEGNMGLMKAVEKFDYRKGYKFSTYATWWIRQAITRAIADQARTIRIPVHMVETINKLIRVQRQLLQDLGREPSPEEIAEDMDLTPEKVREILKIAQEPVSLETPIGEEDDSHLGDFIEDQDATSPSEHAAYELLKEQLEDVLDTLTDREENVLRLRFGLDDGRTRTLEEVGKVFGVTRERIRQIEAKALRKLRHPSRSKRLKDFLE, encoded by the coding sequence ATGGCTGACAAACAAACCCATGATACAGAACTTACGCTTGAACAAGTGAAAGATCAGCTAACGGAGATCGGCAAAAAGCGTGGTTCATTGACATATGAGGAAATCGCTGAGCGTATGTCAAGTTTTGAAATGGAATCAGACCAAATGGATGAGTACTATGAATTTCTTGGTGAACAGGGAGTTGAGCTTCAAGGAGAAAACGGTGAAGCAGAAGACCCTAACATACAGGACCTGTCTAAAGAAGAAGAGTTCGATCTTAATGATCTGAGTGTGCCGCCTGGAGTGAAAATAAACGATCCAGTACGCATGTACTTAAAAGAAATAGGCCGGGTTGATCTTCTTTCTGCCAATGAAGAGATTGAATTGGCTAAACGAATTGAAGAAGGAGACGAAGAAGCTAAACGCCGTCTGGCTGAAGCCAACCTGCGTCTCGTCGTCAGCATTGCTAAGCGCTATGTTGGACGCGGAATGCTTTTCCTCGATTTGATTCAAGAAGGAAATATGGGATTAATGAAAGCAGTTGAAAAATTTGATTATCGAAAAGGCTATAAGTTCAGTACGTATGCAACGTGGTGGATTCGCCAGGCTATAACAAGGGCGATTGCTGACCAGGCGAGAACCATCAGGATTCCCGTTCATATGGTTGAAACGATTAATAAGCTGATTCGTGTTCAAAGACAGCTGCTTCAGGACCTTGGACGTGAACCTTCACCTGAAGAAATTGCAGAAGATATGGATTTGACTCCTGAAAAAGTAAGAGAAATCCTGAAAATTGCTCAGGAACCTGTCTCTCTTGAAACGCCGATTGGCGAAGAAGATGATTCTCATTTAGGTGATTTTATCGAAGATCAGGATGCAACTTCTCCTTCTGAACATGCTGCCTATGAGCTTCTTAAAGAACAGCTGGAGGACGTTCTCGACACACTGACGGACAGAGAAGAAAACGTTCTTCGTCTTCGTTTCGGCCTTGACGATGGACGGACGCGCACTCTTGAAGAGGTTGGGAAAGTGTTTGGTGTTACGCGAGAGCGTATTCGCCAAATTGAAGCCAAAGCATTAAGAAAGCTTCGTCACCCTAGCCGAAGCAAAAGACTAAAGGATTTCCTGGAATAG
- the dnaG gene encoding DNA primase codes for MAQRIPEDAVHKIQQSVDIVDVIGEYVQLKKQGRNFFGLCPFHGENTPSFSVSPDKQIFHCFGCGAGGNVFSFLMQIEGYEFVEAVRQISEKEGIPLPEEAIQSAAGSSRENRDEDTAEMLKAHDLLKKFYHHLLVNTKEGQDALDYLLNRGFTKESIEQFEIGYALPSWNFVSKFLANRGFNLPLMEQAGLLVKKNDSSDFLDRFRNRIMFPILDHHGNTIAFSGRVLTDEQPKYLNSPETKLFNKSKVLYNFHKARLHIRKHQQSVLLEGFADVISASKAGVEQSVAAMGTALTDEQAKILKRNSAEVIICYDSDKAGLDAALRSARTLSEAGASVKVAVIPDGLDPDDYINRYGAEKFRQDVIGGSMSVMAFKMHYFRRGKNLQNEAERFQYIEQILKEFAELHNPLEQEIYLKQISGEFAISLEVLKERLTEVLRTAERPKEKKEQNKAPAEKPMAPRKRKKLLPAFHNAERMLLAHMLKNKEAAQKVLDTLGLQFNIEEHRVIATYLYAFYEEGTDEKISTFIQRLPNKELMSAVTDIAMIQVNDEPSSAEIQDYMKQILNYPKILDLQEKEAEKNEAERERDFVKAARIAMEIVHLKRSFKQ; via the coding sequence ATGGCTCAGAGAATTCCGGAGGATGCTGTACATAAGATTCAGCAATCCGTGGACATCGTCGATGTAATCGGAGAATATGTCCAGTTAAAAAAACAGGGACGCAACTTTTTTGGGCTTTGTCCATTCCATGGTGAAAATACTCCATCCTTTTCTGTTTCACCCGATAAACAGATCTTTCACTGCTTTGGCTGCGGCGCAGGAGGAAATGTATTCTCGTTCCTTATGCAAATAGAGGGCTATGAGTTTGTAGAAGCTGTAAGGCAGATCTCCGAAAAGGAAGGAATTCCTCTGCCTGAGGAAGCTATTCAGTCAGCAGCCGGTTCAAGCCGCGAAAACCGGGATGAGGATACAGCTGAGATGCTGAAAGCTCATGACCTCTTAAAGAAATTTTACCACCATTTGCTGGTAAATACAAAGGAAGGTCAGGATGCTTTGGATTACCTGCTGAATCGGGGCTTTACTAAAGAATCAATTGAGCAATTTGAGATTGGCTATGCTCTTCCGTCATGGAACTTTGTTTCCAAGTTCCTGGCAAACAGGGGATTTAATCTCCCGCTAATGGAACAGGCCGGATTACTCGTGAAAAAAAATGACAGCTCCGACTTCCTCGACAGGTTCAGAAACCGGATCATGTTTCCGATTCTGGATCACCATGGGAACACGATTGCCTTTTCTGGCAGGGTTCTGACAGACGAACAGCCCAAGTACCTGAATAGTCCCGAGACGAAATTATTTAATAAAAGCAAAGTGCTTTATAATTTCCACAAAGCACGGTTACATATTAGGAAACATCAGCAATCCGTTCTTCTGGAAGGCTTTGCGGATGTGATTTCTGCCTCGAAGGCAGGTGTGGAACAATCGGTAGCAGCGATGGGAACCGCACTTACTGACGAACAGGCAAAGATTTTAAAGAGAAACAGTGCTGAAGTCATTATTTGCTACGATTCAGATAAAGCAGGTCTTGACGCAGCATTGCGTTCCGCCAGGACGCTAAGTGAGGCTGGAGCGTCTGTAAAGGTCGCAGTGATTCCAGACGGCCTTGACCCCGATGACTACATTAACCGGTATGGAGCTGAAAAGTTCCGCCAGGATGTAATAGGGGGCAGTATGTCGGTCATGGCGTTTAAAATGCATTATTTTCGAAGAGGAAAAAACCTTCAAAATGAAGCAGAGCGGTTTCAATACATCGAGCAGATTTTAAAAGAGTTTGCAGAACTGCACAATCCTCTGGAACAGGAAATTTACCTTAAGCAGATTTCCGGTGAGTTTGCCATTTCATTGGAGGTTCTGAAGGAAAGACTGACCGAGGTACTCAGAACCGCGGAAAGGCCAAAAGAAAAGAAAGAGCAGAATAAGGCGCCTGCTGAGAAGCCGATGGCTCCCCGCAAGCGAAAAAAGCTGCTGCCGGCGTTTCATAACGCAGAGCGTATGCTTTTGGCTCATATGCTTAAGAATAAAGAGGCGGCCCAAAAGGTGCTGGATACACTTGGCCTGCAGTTTAACATTGAGGAGCACAGAGTAATTGCCACTTATTTATATGCGTTTTATGAAGAAGGCACCGATGAAAAAATCAGTACCTTTATCCAAAGACTCCCCAATAAGGAACTTATGTCCGCTGTAACCGATATCGCCATGATTCAAGTGAATGATGAGCCGAGTTCAGCAGAAATACAGGATTACATGAAACAGATTCTTAATTATCCGAAAATCCTTGATCTGCAAGAGAAGGAAGCGGAAAAAAATGAAGCGGAAAGGGAGAGGGATTTCGTCAAAGCGGCTAGAATCGCCATGGAAATCGTTCACCTTAAACGTTCATTCAAGCAGTAA
- a CDS encoding YaiI/YqxD family protein — protein MKILVDADACPVKEEIVSIGDSHGLETVFVASYNHMTSNDLGKKWVYVDTDKESADLYIVNRVKSGDVVISQDIGLAGLLLKKNVIVLTPRGKHYTEYNIETALQFRYLSAKGRREGIHSKGPKPFLEEDRKNFKDALEKILSNIAGINR, from the coding sequence GTGAAAATATTAGTTGATGCTGATGCATGTCCTGTTAAAGAGGAGATTGTTTCTATAGGAGATTCACATGGCCTTGAGACGGTTTTTGTCGCTTCCTATAACCATATGACATCCAATGATTTAGGGAAAAAATGGGTTTATGTTGATACGGACAAAGAATCAGCAGACCTCTACATTGTGAACCGGGTCAAATCAGGAGATGTGGTCATCAGCCAGGATATTGGATTAGCCGGCCTGCTCCTGAAAAAAAACGTTATCGTTTTAACGCCAAGGGGTAAACACTATACAGAGTATAATATAGAAACAGCCCTGCAATTCCGTTACCTTTCCGCTAAAGGAAGAAGAGAAGGAATCCACTCTAAAGGTCCAAAACCATTTCTGGAAGAGGATCGAAAAAATTTTAAAGACGCTCTGGAAAAAATCCTGTCGAATATTGCAGGGATTAATCGTTAA
- a CDS encoding pyruvate, water dikinase regulatory protein gives MNNRVVYVVSDSVGETAELVVKAAISQFNGTAANTVIKRIPYVEDKTTIEEVVSYAQMDGAIICFTLVVPELRNYLIQLASIRNVPVHDIIGPLIDKMETSYGIQAKYEPGRVRKLDEDYFKKVEAIEFAVKYDDGRDPRGLLKADIILIGVSRTSKTPLSQYLAHKRFKVANVPIVPEVEPPEELFKIPARKCIGLRISAEKLNNIRRERLKSLGLNDQAIYANINRINEEIEYFNKVVDRIGCDVIDVSNKAVEETANIIQTIMSK, from the coding sequence ATGAACAACCGTGTCGTTTATGTCGTGTCAGATTCAGTGGGAGAAACGGCCGAGCTGGTCGTAAAGGCGGCAATCAGCCAGTTTAATGGAACGGCTGCCAATACAGTGATAAAACGGATTCCTTATGTGGAAGACAAAACAACAATTGAAGAAGTTGTCTCTTACGCGCAAATGGATGGGGCCATTATTTGTTTTACACTGGTCGTACCGGAGTTAAGAAATTATTTAATACAGCTGGCATCTATTAGAAATGTGCCGGTGCATGACATAATCGGGCCTCTGATCGACAAAATGGAAACTTCATACGGAATTCAGGCAAAGTATGAGCCTGGGAGGGTCAGGAAACTGGATGAGGATTATTTCAAGAAGGTCGAAGCGATTGAGTTTGCTGTTAAGTATGATGATGGAAGGGATCCCAGAGGATTGCTGAAAGCCGACATCATCCTGATTGGTGTTTCAAGAACTTCTAAAACCCCTTTGTCTCAATATTTGGCACATAAGCGCTTCAAAGTAGCGAATGTTCCCATCGTTCCAGAAGTAGAACCTCCAGAAGAACTATTCAAGATTCCAGCCAGAAAATGCATAGGTCTAAGGATTAGTGCGGAAAAGCTAAATAACATCAGACGTGAGAGGCTTAAATCACTTGGTTTGAATGATCAGGCTATTTATGCCAATATCAACCGCATCAACGAAGAGATTGAATACTTTAATAAAGTCGTTGACCGGATAGGATGCGACGTTATTGACGTTTCAAATAAAGCTGTTGAGGAAACAGCTAACATTATTCAAACCATTATGAGTAAATAA
- a CDS encoding helix-turn-helix transcriptional regulator → MSTIELNKRQEIILQIVKENGPITGEHIADQLNLTRATLRPDLAILTMSGYLEARPRVGYFYTGKTGNQLLSDKLKKLQVKDFQSIPVVVSENVSVYDAIVTMFLEDVGTLFVVDKDSILVGVLSRKDLLRASIGKQELASIPVNIIMTRMPNITVCRNDDYIMDVARSLIEKQIDALPIIRDTDKGFEVTGRITKTNMTKILMRLADNDII, encoded by the coding sequence GTGAGTACAATCGAACTGAACAAGCGGCAGGAAATTATCCTTCAGATTGTGAAGGAGAACGGTCCTATAACAGGTGAGCATATTGCCGATCAATTGAACTTGACGAGAGCTACCTTAAGACCGGATTTAGCGATCTTAACGATGTCTGGTTATTTAGAAGCAAGACCGAGAGTGGGTTATTTTTATACAGGAAAAACAGGGAATCAGCTGTTAAGTGATAAGCTGAAAAAACTTCAGGTGAAAGATTTTCAATCCATTCCAGTAGTGGTGAGTGAGAATGTGTCAGTTTATGATGCGATTGTCACGATGTTTCTCGAAGATGTTGGAACGCTATTTGTTGTGGATAAAGATTCCATTCTTGTTGGCGTGCTTTCCAGGAAAGATTTGCTCCGTGCAAGCATCGGCAAGCAAGAACTGGCTTCAATTCCTGTAAATATTATTATGACGAGGATGCCGAATATTACCGTTTGCAGAAACGATGATTACATTATGGACGTAGCCAGATCATTAATTGAAAAGCAAATAGATGCACTCCCAATTATCCGGGATACAGATAAAGGATTTGAAGTCACTGGCCGGATTACCAAAACCAATATGACAAAAATTCTAATGAGGCTTGCAGATAACGATATTATTTAG
- the glyS gene encoding glycine--tRNA ligase subunit beta — MAKRDLLLEIGLEELPARFVTESMNQLGEKMQKWLNDHKIPFGAVRLYSTPRRLAVFVSDLAEKQEDVTEEAKGPAKKIALDAEGNWSKAAAGFCRGQGASEEDIYFKEINGVEYVHVQKHVKGQFTMELLKSLDKVISSMTFPKNMRWGSQEMRYARPIKSIVALFGSEVIPFQLAGVHTGSVISGHRFLGESEVSITEPAEYEQSLKEQFVIADPAVRKQMIRSQLDDIARKNSWTIPVDETLLEEVNNLVEYPTALYGKFEEEYLTLPEEVLVTTMKEHQRYFPVKNEEGVLLSYFITVRNGNDVHLENVARGNEKVLRARLSDAAFFYREDHKLQIGEALEKLEKIVFHEELGSLADKVRRVTALTEAIAKRLELSETVREDATRAARISKFDLVSHMVYEFPELQGIMGEKYAKLLGEKETVAAAINEHYSPRHSEDPAPPSEAGAAVAIADKLDTICAFFSIGMLPTGSQDPYALRRQASGIVQILLAHNWIIPLPELFQLSISVLGVSESEKLIEDLTGFFKMRAKYVMDERNVRYDVVEAILQSSNLEITSMIKRSEVLASESGAEGFKETIEAFSRVLNIAGKAEDDAAVSPDLFENDYEKALYEKADKTIERYRAAADSSEYSEAFAALKSMTPEITSYFDHTMVMAEDEKVKRNRLAQMKQLADVIRSFAEMNSILVK; from the coding sequence ATGGCTAAACGTGACCTGCTGCTTGAAATCGGCCTTGAAGAACTGCCGGCAAGGTTTGTGACCGAATCGATGAATCAGCTTGGAGAAAAAATGCAGAAATGGCTGAATGATCATAAAATCCCGTTTGGGGCGGTTCGGCTTTATTCAACTCCCCGGCGTCTTGCCGTTTTTGTATCGGATCTTGCTGAGAAGCAAGAGGATGTAACAGAAGAAGCAAAAGGACCTGCTAAAAAAATTGCTCTCGATGCTGAAGGCAACTGGAGTAAAGCAGCTGCAGGATTTTGCAGGGGGCAGGGAGCTTCTGAAGAAGACATCTATTTTAAAGAAATTAACGGGGTCGAATATGTGCATGTGCAAAAACATGTCAAAGGCCAATTTACGATGGAACTTCTCAAAAGTCTTGATAAAGTGATCTCAAGCATGACTTTTCCTAAAAATATGAGATGGGGCAGCCAGGAAATGCGTTACGCCCGTCCGATTAAATCCATCGTTGCGCTGTTCGGTTCAGAGGTCATCCCTTTTCAGCTGGCTGGCGTTCACACAGGCAGCGTTATAAGCGGACATCGTTTCTTAGGCGAATCGGAAGTGTCCATCACGGAACCAGCAGAATATGAACAATCTCTCAAAGAACAGTTTGTCATAGCAGACCCGGCGGTCCGTAAACAAATGATTCGAAGCCAGCTGGATGATATCGCAAGGAAAAACAGCTGGACGATTCCTGTTGATGAAACTCTCCTGGAAGAAGTCAATAATCTTGTTGAATATCCCACGGCTCTGTATGGCAAGTTTGAAGAAGAATATTTGACGCTTCCTGAAGAAGTGCTTGTTACCACTATGAAAGAGCATCAGCGTTATTTCCCTGTCAAAAATGAGGAGGGGGTTCTCCTTTCTTACTTTATTACAGTCCGCAATGGCAATGATGTTCACCTTGAAAACGTAGCACGCGGAAATGAGAAGGTTTTAAGAGCAAGACTTTCTGACGCAGCGTTCTTTTACCGGGAAGATCATAAGCTTCAAATCGGTGAAGCGTTAGAAAAACTTGAAAAAATTGTATTCCATGAAGAACTTGGATCCCTTGCAGATAAAGTAAGAAGAGTGACTGCCTTGACGGAAGCTATAGCGAAACGTCTGGAGCTGAGTGAAACGGTTCGTGAAGATGCAACACGTGCAGCCCGCATAAGTAAATTTGATCTCGTTTCCCATATGGTTTATGAATTTCCAGAGCTTCAGGGAATTATGGGAGAGAAGTATGCAAAGCTGCTGGGGGAAAAGGAGACTGTTGCTGCTGCCATCAATGAGCATTACAGTCCGAGACATTCCGAGGATCCCGCTCCGCCATCTGAGGCAGGTGCTGCCGTAGCGATTGCGGATAAGCTTGATACAATTTGTGCATTTTTCTCTATTGGCATGCTTCCTACGGGCTCTCAAGATCCTTACGCACTTCGAAGACAGGCAAGCGGAATCGTTCAAATTCTGCTCGCTCACAACTGGATTATCCCTCTTCCTGAATTGTTCCAGCTGTCGATCTCGGTACTGGGTGTGAGTGAATCCGAAAAACTGATCGAAGATTTAACAGGATTTTTCAAGATGAGGGCGAAGTATGTAATGGACGAAAGAAATGTCCGCTATGATGTTGTAGAAGCAATCCTTCAATCATCCAATCTTGAAATCACTTCGATGATCAAGCGCTCGGAAGTGCTTGCATCTGAATCGGGGGCAGAAGGATTCAAGGAGACAATCGAAGCCTTTTCGCGTGTTCTCAATATTGCTGGAAAAGCAGAGGATGATGCAGCTGTTTCTCCTGATTTGTTTGAAAATGATTACGAGAAGGCGCTTTATGAAAAAGCAGATAAAACAATCGAGAGATACAGAGCAGCTGCCGATTCTTCGGAATACAGTGAGGCATTCGCTGCCCTGAAAAGTATGACCCCTGAAATTACTTCATACTTTGACCATACAATGGTTATGGCAGAGGATGAAAAAGTAAAAAGAAACCGCTTGGCGCAAATGAAGCAGCTTGCGGATGTGATTCGATCATTTGCAGAAATGAATTCGATTCTCGTAAAATAA
- the glyQ gene encoding glycine--tRNA ligase subunit alpha: protein MNIQNMILTLQKHWSEQGCILMQAYDTEKGAGTMSPYTFLRAIGPEPWNVAYVEPSRRPADGRYGENPNRLYQHHQFQVIMKPSPDNIQELYLDSLKALGIDPLQHDIRFVEDNWENPSLGCAGLGWEVWLDGMEITQFTYFQQVGGLECKPVSVEITYGIERLASYIQDKENVFDLEWTKGYTVRDIFGMPEYEHSKYTFETSDADMLFQLFTVYEKEAHRQMDQGLVHPAYDYVLKCSHTFNLLDARGAISVTERTGYIGRVRNLARKVARTFYDEREKLGFPMVKEQEAENHG, encoded by the coding sequence ATGAATATTCAAAATATGATTTTAACGCTGCAGAAGCATTGGTCAGAGCAGGGATGTATCCTGATGCAGGCTTATGATACGGAAAAAGGCGCAGGTACGATGAGTCCTTATACTTTTTTGAGAGCGATTGGTCCTGAACCGTGGAATGTTGCTTATGTTGAACCGTCCCGCCGTCCAGCAGACGGGCGCTATGGAGAGAATCCAAACAGGCTGTACCAGCATCACCAGTTCCAGGTGATCATGAAGCCATCCCCTGATAATATTCAAGAACTTTACCTGGATTCTTTAAAAGCTCTTGGGATCGATCCTTTGCAGCATGATATCCGTTTTGTGGAGGATAACTGGGAAAATCCTTCTCTTGGCTGCGCAGGTCTTGGGTGGGAAGTGTGGCTTGATGGCATGGAAATCACTCAATTTACCTACTTCCAGCAGGTTGGCGGTTTGGAATGCAAGCCTGTTTCTGTAGAAATTACATACGGGATTGAACGTCTTGCCTCCTATATCCAGGATAAAGAAAATGTGTTTGATCTGGAATGGACAAAAGGATATACCGTTCGGGATATTTTTGGAATGCCTGAGTATGAACACTCTAAATACACATTTGAAACATCGGATGCCGACATGCTCTTTCAACTATTTACGGTGTATGAAAAGGAAGCGCACCGCCAAATGGACCAGGGACTTGTTCATCCCGCGTATGATTATGTGCTGAAGTGCTCCCATACCTTTAACTTGCTGGATGCGAGAGGCGCCATTTCTGTTACAGAGCGCACAGGCTATATTGGCCGCGTCCGGAACCTCGCTAGAAAAGTGGCAAGAACTTTTTATGACGAAAGAGAAAAATTAGGCTTTCCAATGGTAAAGGAACAGGAGGCGGAAAACCATGGCTAA
- the recO gene encoding DNA repair protein RecO, which translates to MLQKCEGIIIRSSNYGENNKIVTIYTRELGKVGVMARGAKKPNSRLSAMTQLFTYGTFLFQKSSGLGSLQQAETIASMRSIREDLFLTAYASYLAELLDKSTENMQRNPFLFELLLQMFQNMDEGRDAEILLRMFELKMLPVLGITPHLNGCVNCGSTEGTFHFSIREAGFLCHRCFEKDPYRLVISQGTVRILRLLYFFDLNRLGEISVKTETKNELKLVLTSYYQEYSGLFLKSKRFLDQMDTLRNQL; encoded by the coding sequence GTGCTCCAAAAATGTGAAGGAATTATCATAAGGTCCTCCAACTATGGGGAAAACAATAAAATCGTTACGATTTATACGAGAGAGCTGGGCAAAGTTGGAGTGATGGCTAGAGGGGCGAAAAAACCGAATAGCCGGCTTTCAGCAATGACTCAGCTTTTTACGTACGGAACCTTTTTATTTCAGAAATCCTCCGGACTGGGAAGCCTTCAGCAGGCGGAAACCATAGCTTCTATGCGCTCTATAAGAGAAGATTTATTTTTGACTGCCTATGCCTCCTATCTGGCTGAGCTTTTGGATAAGTCGACAGAAAATATGCAAAGGAATCCCTTCCTTTTTGAACTTCTTCTGCAAATGTTTCAGAATATGGATGAAGGCCGCGATGCAGAAATTCTATTGCGGATGTTCGAACTGAAGATGCTTCCTGTTCTGGGGATTACACCTCATTTAAATGGCTGTGTCAATTGCGGCAGCACAGAAGGAACGTTTCATTTTTCTATAAGGGAAGCCGGTTTTTTGTGCCACCGCTGCTTTGAAAAAGATCCATACCGTCTTGTAATCTCACAGGGGACTGTAAGAATTTTAAGGCTCCTTTATTTTTTTGATTTAAACCGGCTCGGTGAAATCTCTGTCAAAACAGAAACCAAAAATGAGCTGAAGCTTGTATTAACCAGCTATTACCAGGAATATTCGGGACTCTTCTTAAAATCAAAACGCTTTCTTGATCAAATGGACACATTGCGCAATCAATTGTAG
- a CDS encoding YqzL family protein: MKDFTWKVFYQTGNIDTYLLFKEMEKEHADGPETQEDELIHPDFPLI, translated from the coding sequence ATGAAGGATTTTACCTGGAAGGTATTTTATCAGACAGGTAACATTGACACGTATCTTCTTTTTAAAGAAATGGAAAAGGAGCATGCTGATGGGCCCGAAACACAGGAAGATGAGCTGATCCATCCCGATTTTCCGCTGATTTGA
- the era gene encoding GTPase Era: protein MTNNGFKSGFVSIIGRPNVGKSTFLNRVIGQKIAIMSDKPQTTRNKIQGVLTTDDSQTIFIDTPGIHKPKHKLGDFMMKVAQNTLREVDLIMFMINAEEGYGRGDEFIIEKLKEVKTPVFLVINKIDQLHPDQLFPLIEKYKALYPFKEVVPISALQGNNVETLLDQIKSYLPEGPQYYPADQVTDHPERFIISELIREKVLHLTREEIPHSVAVVIDAIERREENASVYVAATVIVERDSQKGIVIGKQGKMLKEVGQRARVDIEALLGSKVFLELWVKVQKDWRNKMNQLRDYGFREDEY, encoded by the coding sequence ATGACTAACAATGGTTTTAAATCAGGTTTTGTTTCTATTATAGGCCGTCCAAACGTGGGCAAATCAACGTTTTTAAATCGGGTGATCGGACAGAAAATTGCGATCATGAGTGATAAACCTCAAACAACCCGGAACAAAATACAGGGAGTTCTCACGACAGATGATTCCCAAACAATCTTTATTGACACTCCAGGCATCCATAAACCAAAACATAAGCTAGGGGACTTTATGATGAAGGTCGCACAGAATACCCTTCGCGAAGTCGATTTGATTATGTTTATGATCAATGCTGAAGAAGGCTATGGCAGAGGCGATGAATTCATCATAGAGAAACTGAAAGAAGTTAAAACGCCTGTATTCCTGGTCATTAACAAAATTGATCAGCTGCATCCCGATCAGCTGTTTCCGCTGATTGAAAAGTACAAAGCCCTATACCCATTTAAAGAAGTTGTGCCGATTTCGGCTTTACAGGGAAACAATGTGGAGACACTTCTTGATCAGATTAAGTCCTATCTGCCTGAAGGTCCGCAATATTATCCCGCGGATCAGGTAACGGACCATCCGGAACGGTTTATTATTTCTGAACTGATCCGGGAAAAAGTGCTTCATCTAACACGCGAAGAAATCCCGCATTCAGTTGCTGTGGTGATTGATGCAATTGAACGAAGAGAAGAAAACGCCTCTGTCTATGTAGCGGCAACCGTTATTGTTGAACGGGATTCCCAAAAAGGAATTGTCATTGGAAAACAGGGGAAAATGCTGAAGGAAGTCGGGCAGCGTGCACGTGTAGATATTGAGGCACTGCTTGGTTCTAAGGTGTTTTTGGAACTGTGGGTGAAAGTTCAGAAAGACTGGAGAAACAAAATGAACCAGCTTAGAGATTACGGATTCAGAGAAGACGAATATTAA
- a CDS encoding cytidine deaminase has protein sequence MQLNENERMTCGMTTDQLIIEAKAARERAYVPYSKFKVGAALLTKSGKIYGGCNIENAAYSMCNCAERTALFKAYSEGDHDFEAIAVVADTKRPVPPCGACRQVISELCSKDMKVILTNMNGDIEQLTAGDLLPGAFSAEDLND, from the coding sequence ATGCAGCTGAATGAAAACGAGAGGATGACATGCGGCATGACCACAGATCAATTAATCATAGAAGCTAAAGCAGCAAGGGAAAGAGCTTATGTGCCTTACTCCAAATTTAAAGTAGGCGCTGCGCTTTTGACCAAATCCGGCAAGATTTACGGCGGATGCAACATCGAAAATGCCGCATACAGCATGTGTAATTGTGCCGAACGAACAGCACTATTTAAAGCATACTCTGAAGGAGATCACGACTTCGAAGCGATTGCTGTTGTAGCAGATACAAAAAGACCGGTACCGCCATGCGGTGCTTGCCGTCAGGTGATTTCGGAGCTTTGCAGCAAGGATATGAAAGTAATATTAACGAACATGAACGGTGATATCGAACAGCTTACAGCGGGAGATTTATTGCCGGGAGCATTTTCAGCGGAGGATTTGAATGACTAA
- a CDS encoding diacylglycerol kinase family protein, translated as MGLRDQKTSELKRLLKSFAFAWAGIKDVYRRERNFQIHCFAMVLAAAAGFILQITVSEWYLIIGSIGAVLSLELMNTAIERTVDLAVSEYHPLAKAAKDAAAGAVFIAALAALILGLLIFVPKLINFI; from the coding sequence ATGGGCTTAAGAGATCAGAAGACCTCTGAGTTAAAACGATTATTGAAAAGCTTCGCATTCGCCTGGGCAGGGATTAAAGATGTATACCGCCGCGAAAGAAATTTTCAAATTCATTGTTTTGCGATGGTATTGGCTGCTGCAGCCGGTTTTATTTTGCAAATAACAGTAAGTGAGTGGTATTTAATTATTGGCTCCATTGGAGCGGTGCTTTCACTGGAGCTCATGAATACCGCAATTGAGCGCACAGTTGATTTAGCGGTAAGCGAATACCACCCGCTGGCGAAAGCTGCAAAGGATGCGGCTGCAGGAGCTGTATTCATTGCAGCCCTTGCAGCTTTGATTTTGGGGCTGCTTATCTTTGTACCGAAGCTTATAAATTTTATATAA